One window from the genome of Candidatus Abyssobacteria bacterium SURF_5 encodes:
- the rsmG gene encoding 16S rRNA (guanine(527)-N(7))-methyltransferase RsmG yields the protein MATDDIDLFRDSLAREAARLRLPLPEPVLDSCAAYYRLLARWNARLRLVGSTEPGRAACELFADSFVASSFAGEFLRVPRMIDIGAGAGFPGMAVKLLHPERPLACIEAITKKTSFLKTLRRALSLDNVDILAGRAERCAHEGAFRERFDLAFCRAVASPAAAIELGTPFIRVGGMLVLQAGALGADEIESVSKAAGETGASLEDTMSYDLSCSPRRRLLLRIKKTCPTPAIYPRSMNAIRRRPLA from the coding sequence ATGGCCACAGACGACATCGACCTCTTTCGCGACTCGCTCGCGCGGGAGGCGGCCCGCCTCCGCCTGCCACTGCCTGAGCCGGTTCTTGACTCCTGCGCCGCCTATTACCGGCTGCTCGCCCGCTGGAACGCGCGCCTTCGCCTCGTCGGCAGCACCGAACCCGGGAGGGCCGCCTGCGAGCTGTTTGCCGACTCGTTTGTCGCCTCGTCGTTCGCGGGCGAATTTCTCCGGGTCCCGCGGATGATCGACATCGGCGCGGGCGCCGGTTTCCCGGGAATGGCGGTCAAGCTGCTCCATCCGGAGCGGCCGCTTGCCTGTATTGAGGCAATAACAAAAAAGACTAGTTTTCTTAAAACGCTCCGCCGTGCCCTGTCCCTCGACAACGTCGATATCCTCGCCGGGCGCGCGGAGCGGTGCGCCCATGAGGGCGCCTTCAGAGAGCGGTTCGACCTCGCGTTCTGCCGCGCCGTCGCGAGCCCGGCCGCGGCGATCGAGCTGGGGACTCCGTTCATCCGGGTGGGCGGCATGCTGGTCCTCCAAGCGGGCGCGCTCGGGGCGGACGAGATCGAATCGGTCTCAAAAGCGGCCGGCGAAACAGGCGCAAGTTTAGAAGATACAATGTCTTATGATCTATCCTGCTCGCCCCGCAGGCGGCTGCTCCTCAGGATAAAGAAGACCTGCCCGACCCCGGCAATTTACCCGCGCTCAATGAATGCGATCCGAAGGCGCCCCCTCGCCTGA
- a CDS encoding radical SAM protein has product MIGFTKLLCGVATIGEALNYSRRGDAGVPAHMLQFTTAERPLVAWNTTRRCNLRCLHCYLDSEDKEYAGELTTDQAKAMIDDLAEIGSPVLLFSGGEPLLRKDIFELGEYAIAKGIRAVISSNGTLIDERAAARIAEVGFSYVGISIDGAPETHDRFRRKKGAFEGAMRGIENCTRAGVKAGVRLTINQHNYGDLEAVLDIVERHKIPRFCMYHLVYSGRGRELAKQDLSPEQTRRVAEKLIEKTYDWHRRGVETEILTTDNHADGVMLEKHIRDLNPDRALEITELQKRHGGCSAGRKFANVDWRGDVHACQFWNHVTLGNVKERRFSEIWTDPNNEFLQKLKHLHEHIRGKRCGSCKYKTICGGCRIRAEATCGDMWGDDPACYLSDREIME; this is encoded by the coding sequence ATGATAGGTTTCACGAAACTGCTCTGCGGCGTTGCCACGATCGGCGAGGCCCTTAATTACAGCCGCCGCGGCGACGCCGGCGTTCCCGCCCACATGCTGCAGTTCACGACGGCCGAGCGGCCGCTGGTGGCGTGGAACACGACGCGCCGCTGCAACCTGCGGTGCCTTCACTGCTATCTCGATTCGGAGGATAAGGAATACGCGGGCGAATTGACGACCGATCAGGCGAAGGCGATGATCGACGACCTCGCCGAGATCGGGTCGCCCGTCCTGCTGTTTTCCGGCGGCGAGCCGCTCCTGCGCAAGGACATCTTCGAGCTCGGCGAGTACGCGATCGCGAAGGGCATTCGCGCCGTGATCTCCTCAAACGGGACGCTGATCGACGAGCGCGCGGCCGCGCGCATCGCCGAGGTCGGCTTCTCGTACGTCGGCATCAGCATCGACGGCGCTCCGGAGACACACGACCGGTTCCGCCGCAAGAAGGGGGCTTTCGAGGGGGCGATGCGCGGGATCGAGAACTGCACGCGCGCCGGAGTGAAGGCGGGCGTCCGGCTCACGATCAATCAGCATAATTACGGCGACCTCGAGGCGGTTCTCGACATCGTCGAGCGGCACAAGATCCCGCGCTTCTGCATGTATCACCTCGTCTATTCCGGGCGCGGGCGCGAGCTGGCGAAGCAGGACCTTTCGCCCGAGCAGACGCGCCGCGTGGCCGAGAAGCTGATCGAGAAGACGTACGACTGGCATCGGCGCGGCGTCGAGACCGAGATCCTCACCACCGACAACCACGCCGACGGCGTGATGCTCGAAAAACATATCCGCGACCTCAATCCGGACCGGGCGCTCGAGATAACCGAGCTGCAGAAGCGGCATGGCGGCTGCTCCGCCGGGCGCAAGTTCGCGAACGTCGACTGGAGAGGCGACGTGCACGCCTGCCAGTTCTGGAACCACGTCACGCTCGGCAACGTGAAGGAGCGCCGCTTCTCGGAGATATGGACCGACCCGAACAACGAGTTCCTGCAGAAACTCAAACACCTGCACGAGCACATCCGCGGCAAGCGGTGCGGCTCGTGCAAATACAAGACCATTTGCGGCGGCTGCCGCATCCGGGCCGAGGCCACCTGCGGAGACATGTGGGGGGACGACCCGGCCTGCTACCTGTCCGACCGCGAGATCATGGAATAA
- the hemB gene encoding porphobilinogen synthase has product MRYPIYRPRRLRANENLRRMIRETRLSTDDLIMPLFVRPGRGVRNKISSMPGIFQLSVDEAVKEARKAADLGVPAIILFGIPEAKDARGTHGYKKDNIVAKAIRAIRDKVEDLVIVTDVCLCEYTDHGHCGVVRKERGGGFSVDNDATLELLAKMALSHVQAGAHMVAPSDMMDGRIGAVRASLDDSGFEHIPIMAYAAKYASAFYGPFRDAAESPPQFGDRRSYQMDPPNSDEALREVALDIEEGADIVMVKPALPYLDIIYRVKQEFGYPVAAYNVSGEYAMIKAAAAKGWVDEQKIVLEMLTGIKRAGADIILTYYALEAARWL; this is encoded by the coding sequence ATGAGATACCCGATCTACCGCCCGCGCAGGTTGAGGGCGAACGAGAACCTCAGGCGCATGATCCGGGAGACCCGCCTCTCGACGGACGACCTGATCATGCCGCTGTTCGTGCGGCCGGGCAGGGGCGTTCGCAACAAGATATCGTCGATGCCGGGCATATTTCAGCTCTCGGTGGATGAAGCGGTGAAGGAGGCGCGCAAGGCGGCCGATCTCGGCGTTCCCGCGATCATCCTCTTCGGGATTCCCGAAGCGAAAGATGCGCGCGGGACGCACGGGTACAAGAAGGATAACATCGTCGCGAAGGCGATCAGGGCGATCCGGGACAAGGTGGAGGATCTTGTCATCGTCACCGATGTCTGCCTGTGCGAGTACACCGACCACGGCCACTGCGGGGTGGTCAGGAAAGAGCGCGGCGGCGGATTTTCGGTCGATAACGACGCCACGCTCGAGCTGCTTGCGAAGATGGCGCTCTCGCACGTCCAGGCCGGCGCGCACATGGTGGCGCCGAGCGACATGATGGACGGCCGCATCGGCGCGGTCAGGGCTTCGCTCGACGATAGCGGCTTCGAGCATATCCCCATCATGGCCTATGCGGCCAAATACGCCTCGGCCTTCTACGGGCCGTTCCGCGACGCGGCCGAGTCGCCGCCGCAGTTCGGCGACCGGCGCTCGTATCAGATGGACCCGCCGAATTCGGATGAGGCGCTGAGAGAGGTCGCGCTCGATATCGAGGAGGGCGCCGACATCGTGATGGTGAAGCCGGCGCTGCCGTACCTCGACATCATCTATCGCGTGAAACAGGAATTTGGGTATCCGGTCGCGGCTTACAACGTGAGCGGCGAATACGCCATGATCAAGGCGGCCGCGGCGAAAGGCTGGGTCGACGAACAGAAGATCGTTCTGGAGATGCTCACCGGCATCAAGCGGGCGGGCGCCGACATCATTCTCACCTATTACGCGCTGGAAGCGGCGCGGTGGCTGTAA
- the ahbD gene encoding heme b synthase — protein sequence MTVEQKKRHAHGGHPGGKSELRLVAWEITRSCNLACIHCRASAERGPYPNELSTGECKKVLDEIHSFSDPIIIFTGGEPLLRTDIFEILRYGQSLGMKMTMAVNGVLLDEPTARRLVEHGIQRISVSIDGSTAETHDAFRKVPGAFAGAMRGIEAAKKAGLPFQLNTTITRINLHEIGDILKLAVDLGAVAHHIFLLVPTGRGKDLEEQEIPPEEYERTLNWFYEQREKTPLQLKATCAPHFYRILRQRAAAEGKEVSFETYGMDAVTRGCLGGVAFCFISHVGTLSPCGYLELDCGNVRAEGFRAAWENSKVFNELRDFSRYEGKCGKCRYLKVCGGCRARAYARTGNYLAEEPYCVYPGSG from the coding sequence ATGACCGTTGAACAAAAAAAACGACACGCTCACGGCGGGCATCCGGGCGGGAAATCGGAGCTGCGGCTGGTCGCGTGGGAGATCACGCGCTCGTGCAATCTCGCCTGCATCCACTGCCGCGCGTCGGCCGAGCGGGGCCCGTATCCGAACGAGCTCTCGACCGGGGAATGCAAGAAGGTTCTCGACGAGATCCACTCGTTCAGCGACCCGATCATCATCTTCACCGGCGGCGAGCCGCTGCTGCGCACGGACATCTTCGAGATCCTTCGCTACGGGCAGTCTCTCGGGATGAAGATGACGATGGCGGTCAACGGTGTTCTGCTGGATGAGCCGACTGCGCGCCGGCTGGTCGAGCACGGCATCCAGCGCATCAGCGTCAGCATCGACGGCTCGACCGCGGAGACGCACGACGCGTTCCGGAAGGTGCCGGGCGCGTTTGCGGGCGCGATGCGGGGGATCGAGGCGGCGAAGAAGGCCGGACTTCCGTTCCAGCTCAACACCACGATCACCAGGATCAACCTGCACGAGATCGGCGACATCCTGAAGCTGGCGGTCGATCTGGGGGCGGTCGCCCACCACATTTTTCTCCTGGTCCCGACGGGCCGCGGGAAAGATCTCGAGGAACAGGAAATCCCTCCCGAGGAATACGAGCGGACGCTGAACTGGTTCTATGAGCAGCGCGAGAAGACTCCGCTCCAGCTCAAGGCGACGTGCGCCCCGCATTTTTACCGCATTCTGCGCCAGCGGGCGGCGGCCGAGGGCAAAGAGGTGAGCTTCGAGACCTACGGGATGGACGCCGTGACGCGCGGCTGTCTCGGCGGCGTCGCTTTCTGTTTCATCTCGCACGTCGGCACGCTCTCGCCGTGCGGATACCTCGAGCTCGACTGCGGCAACGTGCGCGCGGAGGGCTTTCGCGCGGCGTGGGAGAACTCGAAGGTCTTCAACGAGCTGCGCGACTTCAGCCGCTACGAGGGCAAGTGCGGGAAGTGCCGCTACCTGAAAGTGTGCGGCGGCTGCAGGGCGCGCGCGTACGCGCGGACCGGCAATTACCTTGCGGAAGAGCCCTACTGCGTGTATCCGGGCTCCGGGTGA
- a CDS encoding Lrp/AsnC family transcriptional regulator, giving the protein MTAFKRIEQEVLKVIQQEFPISPHPYRELARRIGSSEDDVFHAVEHLRKTGIIRRLGGSFDSRKVGYKSTLVALSVPKERLSEVVSIVNGYTGVTHNYEREGAYNVWFTLIEQSEKKIEETLGEIGRRTGLKPLNLPASHLFKIKVDFDLENDGE; this is encoded by the coding sequence ATGACTGCATTCAAGAGAATCGAGCAGGAAGTCCTGAAGGTCATCCAGCAGGAATTCCCCATCTCGCCTCATCCCTACCGGGAGCTTGCCCGGCGGATCGGTTCGTCCGAGGACGACGTGTTTCATGCAGTCGAACACCTCCGCAAAACGGGGATCATCCGGCGCCTCGGCGGCAGCTTCGACTCGCGAAAGGTCGGCTACAAGAGCACCCTCGTCGCGCTCAGCGTCCCGAAGGAGCGCCTTTCCGAGGTCGTTTCGATCGTCAACGGCTACACCGGCGTGACCCACAATTATGAGCGCGAGGGCGCCTACAACGTCTGGTTCACGCTGATCGAGCAGTCCGAGAAGAAGATAGAGGAGACGCTCGGCGAGATCGGGCGGCGGACCGGCCTCAAGCCGCTCAACCTTCCCGCATCACACCTGTTCAAGATCAAGGTGGACTTCGATCTGGAGAACGACGGCGAATGA
- a CDS encoding Lrp/AsnC family transcriptional regulator codes for MKLDPLDHKIINALSGDLPHTREPYRQIAEELGVTEEELLARVRGYLEKGLLRRMGAMIAHRAAGVDANGMIVWDVPEDRIEEVGRMLASAPEITHCYARPRFAEWPYNLYTMVHGRTRAFCEKTAKRLAAEVGIDRFKLVFSTREFKKTSPRYF; via the coding sequence ATGAAACTCGACCCCCTCGATCATAAAATCATCAATGCGCTTTCCGGCGACCTTCCGCACACCAGGGAGCCGTACCGGCAGATAGCCGAGGAACTGGGTGTCACCGAAGAAGAGCTGCTCGCGCGGGTCCGGGGATATCTTGAGAAGGGCCTGCTGAGGCGGATGGGCGCGATGATCGCGCACCGTGCGGCCGGGGTCGACGCCAACGGCATGATCGTGTGGGACGTGCCGGAGGATCGGATCGAGGAAGTCGGCCGAATGCTGGCGTCGGCGCCGGAGATCACGCACTGCTACGCGCGCCCCCGCTTTGCGGAGTGGCCCTACAACCTGTACACGATGGTTCACGGGCGCACGCGCGCCTTCTGCGAGAAGACCGCGAAACGTCTCGCGGCCGAGGTCGGCATCGACCGGTTCAAGCTCGTGTTCAGCACGCGCGAGTTCAAGAAAACCAGTCCGCGGTATTTTTAG
- the hemL gene encoding glutamate-1-semialdehyde-2,1-aminomutase, giving the protein MTKSKQLWKQAQRLMPGGVNSPVRAFKGVGGSPIFVERGKGSRIWDVDGNEYIDYVCSWGPLILGHAHKEVVARLRKTAAEGTSFGIPTEKESRLAKMIMRAFPSIERVRLVNSGTEAVMSAIRLARAWTDRPLIVKFEGCYHGHADGLLVKAGSGAMTLGVPTSPGVPPQYAGCTITLPYNDLEAAAAAFREHGSEIACLIVEPIAGNMGVVPPEEGYLEGLRELTAKHGVLLIFDEIITGFRVAYGGAQKLFKVKPDLTTLGKIIGGGLPVGAYGGRADIMEMMAPAGPVYQAGTLSGNPLAVEAGIATLEVLSRPGAYKKLDLLAERLGEGLIEAARMAGIPSYHTRIGSMLCMFFSEQPVRNLADALRCDTRRYAKYFHEMLERGVYLAPSQFEAAFVSLAHTEKDVERTVRAAEQSLLEIE; this is encoded by the coding sequence ATGACGAAGTCGAAGCAGTTGTGGAAGCAGGCGCAGCGGCTGATGCCGGGCGGCGTGAACAGCCCGGTGCGCGCGTTCAAAGGGGTCGGCGGCTCGCCGATATTTGTTGAAAGAGGCAAGGGAAGCCGCATCTGGGACGTCGACGGCAACGAGTATATCGACTACGTGTGCTCGTGGGGGCCGTTGATCCTCGGGCACGCCCATAAAGAGGTCGTTGCCCGATTGCGAAAGACGGCGGCCGAGGGAACCAGTTTCGGCATCCCGACCGAAAAGGAATCGCGGCTGGCGAAGATGATCATGCGCGCGTTTCCGTCGATCGAGCGCGTGCGCCTGGTAAACTCCGGCACCGAGGCGGTCATGAGCGCGATCCGGCTGGCGCGCGCGTGGACGGATCGGCCGCTGATCGTGAAGTTCGAGGGGTGCTACCACGGGCACGCCGACGGCCTGCTGGTGAAGGCGGGCTCGGGCGCGATGACGCTCGGGGTGCCGACGAGTCCGGGCGTGCCGCCGCAGTATGCGGGCTGCACCATCACGCTTCCGTATAATGATCTCGAAGCCGCCGCGGCCGCCTTCCGCGAGCACGGCAGCGAGATCGCCTGCCTGATCGTCGAGCCGATTGCGGGGAACATGGGGGTCGTGCCGCCGGAGGAGGGCTACCTCGAAGGCCTGCGCGAGCTGACGGCAAAGCACGGCGTCCTGCTGATCTTCGACGAGATCATCACCGGTTTTCGCGTCGCGTACGGCGGCGCCCAGAAGCTTTTCAAGGTGAAGCCCGACCTCACGACGCTCGGCAAGATCATCGGCGGCGGCCTACCCGTGGGCGCATACGGCGGCAGGGCGGACATCATGGAGATGATGGCGCCGGCCGGTCCGGTCTACCAGGCGGGAACGCTTTCGGGCAACCCGCTGGCGGTCGAGGCCGGCATCGCAACGCTCGAGGTGCTCTCGCGGCCGGGCGCATACAAGAAGCTGGACCTGTTGGCGGAGCGGCTGGGCGAGGGCCTGATCGAGGCCGCTCGAATGGCCGGCATCCCATCGTATCATACCAGGATCGGTTCGATGCTGTGCATGTTCTTTTCCGAGCAGCCGGTGCGCAACCTCGCGGATGCGCTGAGGTGCGACACGCGCAGATACGCGAAGTATTTTCACGAGATGCTCGAGCGCGGCGTGTACCTGGCGCCGTCCCAGTTCGAGGCCGCATTCGTTTCGCTCGCGCATACGGAGAAGGACGTCGAGAGAACGGTTCGGGCCGCCGAGCAGTCTCTCCTGGAAATCGAATAG